A genomic window from Lentibacter algarum includes:
- a CDS encoding RidA family protein has protein sequence MVHTRIRKFNTADTYPEQRLDNDLCQAVVTQGGKTVWLRGQCPQNLDDFKNIASHDPVEQTHKVMQNIQQLIEEAGGTMEHLVKVVVYITDVRHREAVYRTMGEYIKGVHPVSTGLVVQALARPDWLVEIDGTAVIPE, from the coding sequence ATGGTGCATACACGCATCCGCAAGTTTAACACTGCGGACACTTATCCCGAACAACGCCTTGATAACGATCTTTGCCAAGCGGTTGTCACGCAGGGAGGTAAAACTGTTTGGCTGCGCGGGCAATGTCCGCAAAACCTTGACGATTTCAAAAACATCGCCAGCCATGATCCGGTCGAACAAACCCACAAGGTCATGCAGAACATCCAGCAACTGATCGAGGAAGCGGGTGGCACGATGGAGCACCTTGTTAAAGTTGTCGTCTACATTACTGACGTTCGTCACCGTGAAGCGGTTTACCGGACGATGGGCGAATACATTAAAGGCGTGCATCCTGTTTCAACAGGCTTGGTCGTTCAGGCGTTAGCCCGACCTGACTGGTTGGTAGAAATTGACGGCACTGCGGTGATTCCAGAATGA
- a CDS encoding NAD(P)/FAD-dependent oxidoreductase: MSVEKIDTLVVGAGQAGIALCEHLGKQGVPYLVLEKNRIAEAWRTSRWDALVTNGPVWHDRFPNLEFKGNAPDEFVSKDRVADYIEEYADMVNAPVRTGVEVLAAAPLKNRAGFRVETSDGMIEAMRIVAATGAFQHPVIPPIVPQDAHVVQMHSAQYRNPDQLAEGAVMVVGAGSSGAQIADELNRAGRKVFLSVGPHDRPPRRYRGRDFVWWLGVLGLWDLAAQKPGTEHVTISVSGAYGGRTMDFRRLASEGVVLLGRTEKFSDGRLSFADDLGKNVAAGDANYMEMLDAADAYATAMGLDLPFEPEARQVWPDPACMTDPIHNLDFAKEGITTIIWATGFKQDFSWLKADAFDAKGAPIHQRGVSKVPGIYFLGLPWQSRRGSTFLWGVWHDAKFVADQIAIQRAYSDYQGEAAIVQAAAE; the protein is encoded by the coding sequence ATGTCAGTTGAAAAGATAGACACACTTGTCGTGGGGGCGGGCCAAGCTGGCATCGCGCTATGCGAACATTTGGGCAAACAGGGGGTGCCGTATCTCGTGTTGGAAAAAAACCGTATCGCCGAAGCTTGGCGGACATCGCGCTGGGATGCTCTCGTTACGAATGGCCCCGTTTGGCACGACCGCTTCCCCAATCTGGAGTTTAAGGGCAACGCGCCCGACGAGTTTGTCAGCAAAGATCGCGTCGCAGACTACATCGAAGAATATGCAGATATGGTGAATGCCCCTGTGCGCACCGGTGTCGAGGTATTGGCAGCAGCGCCTCTCAAAAATCGGGCGGGCTTTCGTGTTGAAACATCAGACGGCATGATAGAAGCCATGCGGATCGTTGCCGCAACAGGCGCTTTTCAGCACCCCGTCATCCCGCCAATTGTTCCACAGGATGCGCACGTCGTGCAAATGCATTCCGCCCAATATCGCAACCCTGATCAACTTGCCGAGGGTGCTGTGATGGTTGTTGGTGCGGGATCGTCCGGTGCACAGATTGCCGATGAATTAAATCGCGCCGGGCGCAAAGTGTTCTTGTCCGTTGGCCCACATGACCGCCCGCCGCGTAGGTATCGCGGCCGTGATTTTGTATGGTGGCTTGGCGTTCTGGGGTTGTGGGACTTGGCCGCGCAAAAGCCAGGCACTGAACATGTCACGATTTCAGTGAGTGGCGCTTACGGTGGTCGCACGATGGATTTTCGCCGCCTTGCCAGTGAAGGCGTAGTCCTACTTGGGCGCACAGAAAAGTTTTCCGATGGTCGCCTCTCCTTTGCGGACGATTTGGGCAAAAACGTCGCGGCTGGTGATGCGAACTACATGGAAATGCTTGATGCAGCTGACGCATACGCGACGGCGATGGGTCTCGATTTGCCGTTCGAACCCGAGGCGCGTCAGGTTTGGCCAGACCCTGCTTGCATGACCGATCCTATCCACAACTTGGACTTTGCCAAAGAAGGTATCACGACAATCATTTGGGCGACGGGTTTCAAGCAGGACTTTAGCTGGCTGAAGGCTGATGCCTTCGATGCGAAAGGTGCCCCGATCCACCAACGAGGTGTCTCAAAAGTGCCCGGCATCTATTTTCTCGGATTGCCGTGGCAATCGCGCCGAGGCTCGACGTTCTTGTGGGGCGTCTGGCATGATGCCAAATTCGTTGCCGACCAGATTGCTATCCAGCGTGCATATTCTGATTATCAAGGCGAGGCTGCCATTGTGCAGGCTGCTGCAGAATAA
- a CDS encoding ABC transporter ATP-binding protein — translation MLDYGEIAVDVRSAVKRYGDFTALQKISLSIQDNEFFTLLGPSGCGKTTLLRMIAGFEDVTEGGIMLFGDKIETLPPHKRPVNTVFQNYALFPHMSVLDNVGFGLEMLGKSVPEARKRAAEMLELVQLSQFAQRKPAQLSGGQQQRVALARALAPSPKVLLLDEPLSALDMKLRKAMQIELKHIQRETGITFIFVTHDQEEALTMSDRIAVMSAGELQQLGAPREIYEHPRNMFVADFIGDTNLLEVSVDKIVDGRAYCQLGGNHTLTCNAVDDVGVGAKVHLSVRPERLVLSEQATQAESLKGTVVENIFIGTDITTIVNLDDGPQFTVRTSNSDRGTKRLIEPGSPAFVNMETGAARLLVD, via the coding sequence ATGCTTGATTACGGTGAAATTGCCGTCGATGTACGCAGTGCTGTAAAGCGCTATGGCGACTTCACCGCACTACAAAAGATCTCGCTCAGCATTCAGGACAATGAATTCTTCACGCTCCTAGGGCCCTCTGGCTGCGGTAAAACTACGCTGTTGCGGATGATTGCTGGCTTTGAGGATGTGACTGAAGGCGGGATCATGTTGTTCGGGGACAAGATCGAAACTTTGCCACCGCACAAACGCCCAGTGAATACGGTCTTTCAAAACTATGCGCTGTTTCCGCATATGTCGGTTCTGGATAATGTCGGCTTTGGCCTCGAAATGCTCGGAAAATCGGTGCCTGAGGCCAGAAAACGTGCCGCTGAGATGCTTGAGTTGGTGCAGCTGTCCCAATTCGCGCAACGAAAGCCTGCGCAGCTTTCTGGCGGACAGCAGCAACGTGTTGCTTTGGCGCGTGCGCTTGCCCCCTCACCAAAGGTATTGCTTTTGGACGAGCCGTTATCTGCCCTTGATATGAAGTTGCGCAAAGCAATGCAGATCGAACTCAAACATATTCAACGAGAAACGGGCATTACATTTATCTTCGTAACACATGATCAGGAAGAAGCCCTGACCATGTCTGACAGGATCGCCGTCATGTCAGCGGGCGAGTTACAACAACTTGGCGCACCACGAGAAATCTATGAACATCCGCGCAATATGTTCGTAGCAGACTTTATTGGCGATACGAATCTGCTCGAGGTCTCCGTTGATAAAATTGTTGATGGACGCGCATATTGCCAACTTGGCGGAAACCACACGTTGACCTGCAATGCGGTGGACGATGTTGGTGTTGGTGCCAAAGTTCATCTTTCCGTCCGGCCAGAGCGTCTTGTTTTATCCGAACAGGCAACACAGGCCGAAAGCCTCAAGGGAACTGTCGTTGAAAACATCTTTATAGGGACCGATATTACCACGATCGTGAACCTTGATGACGGGCCTCAGTTCACGGTCAGGACCTCAAACTCTGACCGAGGCACCAAGCGACTGATCGAGCCGGGAAGCCCCGCGTTCGTCAACATGGAGACAGGTGCCGCGCGCCTGTTGGTTGACTAA
- a CDS encoding ABC transporter permease codes for MAGGAESGGSVAANTYAKARHWLLMPSWFVLGFFVFAPVCVMLVYSFLTKEFRGGVIWEFSLAAYDQFFFDRGLFGDAEPTLQWTYISVFWRSIWQAGLATILSLLIGFPTAYFIATRPEGSRAFWVFLVTIPYWVNLLIRTVSMKFLLRDEGPLNELLISTGLISDPLHIINTNLAVQLGLFYSYLPFMVLPIYASIERYNFTMSEAAADLYATKLTTLRRIILPAVKPGVIAGCILVFVPSLGAFLAPDLLGGAKNFMIGSLIEEQFKGNAGNWPFGAAASMVLLTMVMVILLIFARQQRRAEAQS; via the coding sequence ATGGCGGGCGGTGCAGAATCCGGCGGCTCGGTCGCAGCAAACACCTATGCAAAGGCGCGTCATTGGCTTCTCATGCCGTCTTGGTTCGTGCTGGGCTTTTTTGTGTTTGCGCCCGTCTGTGTCATGTTGGTCTATTCATTCTTAACCAAAGAATTTCGCGGTGGCGTGATCTGGGAGTTTTCGCTCGCGGCCTATGACCAGTTCTTTTTCGACCGCGGTCTTTTCGGAGACGCGGAACCAACCCTGCAATGGACATACATTAGCGTTTTCTGGCGCTCAATCTGGCAGGCTGGGCTTGCGACAATCTTGTCGCTTTTGATCGGCTTTCCAACCGCTTATTTTATCGCTACGCGGCCTGAAGGCTCGCGCGCGTTTTGGGTATTCCTCGTCACTATCCCTTATTGGGTAAACCTGCTGATCCGCACAGTTTCGATGAAATTTCTGCTGCGCGACGAAGGCCCTTTGAATGAACTCCTCATCAGCACTGGACTAATTAGCGATCCTTTGCACATCATTAACACTAACCTCGCTGTTCAACTTGGACTGTTTTACAGCTACCTTCCCTTTATGGTGCTGCCGATCTACGCGTCAATTGAGCGTTACAACTTCACGATGTCCGAAGCAGCCGCTGATCTTTACGCCACCAAATTGACGACCTTACGGCGCATCATATTGCCCGCTGTGAAGCCCGGTGTCATTGCGGGCTGTATCCTTGTGTTCGTCCCAAGCCTCGGCGCGTTTCTTGCGCCTGATCTTTTAGGTGGGGCAAAGAACTTCATGATCGGATCACTGATCGAAGAGCAATTCAAAGGGAACGCAGGCAACTGGCCGTTTGGCGCTGCCGCCTCGATGGTATTGTTGACGATGGTGATGGTGATCCTATTGATTTTTGCGCGCCAGCAACGCCGTGCGGAGGCCCAATCATGA